A genomic region of Janthinobacterium lividum contains the following coding sequences:
- the flhB gene encoding flagellar type III secretion system protein FlhB — MADSSTGDKTEKASAQKLKKSRQEGQVVRSRDLSTALGILISMKVFIYLLPGYLLSFRELFAMAFMPLDSKGALENAMSMAFTTSVGLLIKMIVPLFCVPLFVVLGSLIPGGWVISTKNWMPKMERLSPAKNLGRLFAPKHAFEFGLSIAKAVVLGMVLVHVSRSSLTQYVDLQHRPLQQAMLDGSALMLDGLMALISVFVLFAIIDVPAQAFFFARNQRMSKQDVKEEHKSSEGRPEVRQRIRQLQQQIGRRSVRKTVPDADVVIVNPEHYAVALKYDQDRAEAPFVVAKGVDEMALYIRQVAKEHHIETLELPPLARAIYNTSQVQQQIPVQLYQAVSQVLNYILQLKAFRSGQRAAQPVLPTEMAVPSHLSEVVPP; from the coding sequence ATGGCGGATAGCAGCACGGGCGACAAGACAGAAAAGGCGTCAGCGCAGAAGCTGAAGAAATCGCGCCAGGAAGGGCAGGTGGTGCGTTCGCGCGACCTGTCGACGGCGCTCGGCATCCTGATCAGCATGAAGGTCTTCATTTACCTGCTGCCGGGCTATCTGCTGAGCTTTCGCGAGCTGTTCGCCATGGCTTTCATGCCGCTCGACAGCAAGGGCGCGCTGGAAAATGCCATGTCGATGGCGTTTACGACATCGGTAGGCTTGCTGATCAAGATGATCGTACCGCTGTTTTGCGTGCCCCTGTTTGTTGTGCTTGGCTCATTGATTCCTGGCGGCTGGGTCATCAGCACGAAGAACTGGATGCCGAAGATGGAACGCCTGAGCCCCGCCAAGAACCTGGGCCGTCTGTTTGCGCCCAAGCATGCTTTTGAATTCGGCTTGTCCATCGCCAAGGCCGTCGTGCTGGGCATGGTGCTGGTGCATGTGAGCCGCTCCAGCCTGACGCAGTACGTGGACTTGCAGCACCGGCCCTTGCAGCAGGCCATGCTCGATGGCTCCGCGCTGATGCTCGATGGCTTGATGGCGCTCATTTCCGTCTTCGTCCTGTTTGCCATCATCGACGTGCCGGCGCAGGCATTTTTCTTTGCCCGCAACCAGCGCATGAGCAAGCAGGATGTCAAGGAAGAGCATAAAAGCAGCGAAGGCCGCCCCGAAGTGCGCCAGCGCATCCGCCAGCTGCAGCAGCAGATCGGCCGGCGCAGCGTGCGCAAGACCGTGCCCGACGCCGACGTGGTGATCGTCAATCCCGAGCATTACGCTGTCGCGCTGAAGTATGACCAGGATCGCGCCGAGGCGCCGTTTGTCGTGGCCAAGGGCGTCGACGAGATGGCGCTGTATATCCGGCAAGTGGCGAAGGAGCACCATATTGAAACGCTGGAGTTGCCGCCGCTGGCGCGCGCCATCTACAACACCAGCCAGGTGCAGCAGCAGATTCCCGTGCAGCTGTACCAGGCCGTGTCGCAGGTGCTGAACTACATCCTGCAATTGAAAGCATTCCGGTCCGGGCAGCGTGCTGCCCAGCCCGTATTACCCACCGAGATGGCCGTGCCATCTCATCTGAGCGAGGTCGTACCGCCATGA
- a CDS encoding flagellar biosynthetic protein FliR, whose product MDQIFNQVLPFLLAVWWPFCRILAMLSASPVIGDAMVPVPVRVLLSLVLAILMLPVMQASGVSQDLLKIDPFSLHALVATLEQAIIGFVLGLAFHFAMSVMSVLGYLVSSQVGFSMAVMNDPLNGTSSDVITGLLTIMCMIVFFAIDGHLVLTGVIGASFTAWPVGQGYGPLLLQTVAYNVAWIFAAAMLLALPIVFSTMVVQLGFGFLNRVAPSLNLFSLGFSMITMFGLLMLIQIVRFIPEHYIAMTNRVLDMIQEQMRVAHGG is encoded by the coding sequence ATGGATCAGATTTTCAATCAGGTGCTGCCGTTTCTGCTGGCCGTGTGGTGGCCGTTCTGCCGCATCCTGGCCATGCTCAGCGCCTCGCCCGTGATCGGCGACGCCATGGTGCCCGTCCCCGTGCGGGTGCTGCTGTCGCTGGTGCTGGCGATCCTGATGCTGCCCGTGATGCAGGCGTCGGGCGTGTCGCAGGACTTGCTGAAGATCGATCCGTTTTCCCTGCACGCCCTCGTCGCCACCCTGGAGCAGGCCATCATCGGCTTCGTCCTCGGTCTGGCCTTCCACTTCGCCATGTCCGTCATGTCGGTGCTCGGCTACCTGGTGTCGAGCCAGGTGGGTTTTTCCATGGCGGTGATGAACGATCCGCTCAACGGCACTTCGTCGGACGTGATCACGGGTTTGCTCACCATCATGTGCATGATCGTGTTTTTCGCCATCGACGGCCACCTGGTGCTGACGGGCGTGATCGGCGCCAGTTTCACGGCCTGGCCCGTGGGGCAGGGCTATGGGCCGCTGCTGCTGCAGACGGTGGCGTATAACGTGGCGTGGATCTTCGCCGCCGCCATGCTGCTGGCCTTGCCCATCGTCTTTTCCACCATGGTGGTGCAACTGGGCTTTGGCTTCCTGAACCGGGTGGCGCCGTCGCTGAACCTGTTTTCGCTGGGTTTTTCCATGATCACCATGTTCGGCCTGCTGATGCTGATACAGATCGTGCGCTTTATTCCTGAGCACTACATCGCCATGACCAACCGCGTGCTCGACATGATCCAGGAACAGATGCGGGTGGCCCATGGCGGATAG
- a CDS encoding flagellar biosynthetic protein FliQ, with amino-acid sequence MFTPEVAVDLIIEALHVVMLLVVILVVPGLLMGLLVALVQAATSINEQTMSFLPRLLVTLLALILAGRWMAGYLMDYCVSIFQRAATLVG; translated from the coding sequence ATGTTTACCCCTGAAGTCGCCGTCGACCTGATCATCGAAGCGCTGCATGTCGTCATGCTGCTGGTGGTGATCCTGGTCGTGCCGGGTTTGCTCATGGGCTTGCTGGTCGCGCTGGTGCAGGCGGCTACCTCGATCAATGAACAGACCATGAGTTTCCTGCCGCGCCTGCTGGTCACCTTGCTGGCCCTGATCCTGGCCGGACGCTGGATGGCCGGTTACCTGATGGATTATTGCGTGTCCATTTTTCAGCGCGCCGCCACCCTGGTCGGATAG
- a CDS encoding flagellar biosynthesis protein FlhA, translating into MNFLNRVVAEMRRHKFATPLFLLVILAMIILPLPPVLLDILFTFNIVLALIVILVSVSAKRPLDFSVFPTVILATTMLRLTLNVASTRVVLLHGHTGADAAGKVIEAFGNVVIGGNFVVGIVVFVILMIINFAVVTKGAERISEVSARFTLDALPGKQMAIDADLNAGLINQEKAQIRRKDVAAEADFYGAMDGASKFVRGDAVASILILIINMVGGVAIGSLMHDLSFGDAFRQYALLTIGDGLVAQIPALLLSAAAAILVTRISDSGDFEQQVAGQVLTSPTVIYSAAGMMVALALIPGMPWFMFMTFAGVLAFVAWRLTKRVKGPDAAGMAAIEAALRDERPAELEWQQLPAVQPLMVMLGYKLVGMVDKTQGEPLNKRVKGVRQSLSEAMGLLLPNIGVRDDLALKPSQYAIVLSGTVVAQAEVQADRLMAIPSPNVYGQLDGIPGIEPAYGMPVTWIEPGEKAHALGLGYQVIEAPSVIATHLSKMVREYLPELFRHEDVSNMMERLTALSPKLAGALDKALTHTQLLRVFRVLLAENVSLKDIVPIATTLLDSSETTKDPILLAAEVRCALRRQIVSGLFGQKMEMQAFNLGGELENMLLGSLNQARQSGKVTLDNYPIDPHLLSQLQVNMPVAREQMKQQATPPLLLVLPQIRPLLARYARLFAPGLHVLSYNEIPENREVSIIGTVG; encoded by the coding sequence ATGAATTTCCTGAACCGAGTGGTTGCTGAAATGCGCCGCCACAAGTTCGCCACGCCGCTGTTCCTGCTGGTGATCCTGGCAATGATCATCTTGCCGCTGCCGCCGGTGCTGCTCGATATCTTGTTCACTTTCAATATCGTGCTGGCACTGATCGTCATCCTCGTCAGCGTGTCGGCCAAGCGGCCGCTCGATTTCTCCGTCTTCCCGACGGTGATCCTGGCGACCACCATGCTCAGGCTGACCTTGAATGTGGCGTCGACGCGCGTGGTGCTGCTGCACGGCCATACGGGCGCGGATGCGGCCGGTAAGGTGATCGAGGCATTTGGTAACGTCGTGATCGGCGGTAACTTCGTCGTCGGTATCGTGGTCTTCGTGATCTTGATGATCATCAACTTCGCCGTCGTCACCAAGGGCGCCGAGCGTATCTCCGAAGTGTCCGCGCGCTTTACCCTCGATGCCTTGCCCGGCAAGCAGATGGCCATCGACGCCGACCTGAACGCCGGCTTGATCAACCAGGAAAAAGCCCAGATCCGCCGCAAGGACGTGGCCGCCGAAGCGGATTTCTATGGCGCCATGGACGGCGCGTCGAAGTTCGTGCGCGGCGATGCCGTCGCCAGTATCCTGATCCTGATCATCAACATGGTGGGCGGCGTGGCCATCGGCTCGCTGATGCACGACCTGTCGTTTGGCGATGCCTTCCGTCAATACGCACTCTTGACCATCGGTGATGGCCTGGTGGCGCAGATTCCGGCGCTGCTGCTGTCGGCCGCGGCCGCCATCCTGGTGACCCGCATCAGTGATTCGGGCGACTTCGAACAGCAAGTGGCGGGCCAGGTGCTGACGTCGCCAACGGTGATCTACAGCGCGGCCGGCATGATGGTGGCGCTGGCCCTGATTCCGGGCATGCCATGGTTCATGTTCATGACCTTTGCCGGCGTGCTGGCTTTTGTTGCCTGGCGCCTGACCAAGCGCGTGAAAGGACCCGACGCGGCCGGCATGGCCGCCATCGAGGCAGCCTTGCGCGACGAGCGTCCGGCCGAACTGGAGTGGCAGCAACTGCCTGCCGTGCAGCCCTTGATGGTGATGCTCGGCTACAAGCTGGTTGGCATGGTGGATAAAACGCAAGGCGAACCGCTGAACAAGCGCGTCAAGGGCGTGCGCCAGAGCCTGTCCGAGGCGATGGGCTTGCTGCTGCCGAATATCGGCGTGCGCGACGACCTGGCCCTGAAGCCGTCGCAATACGCCATCGTGCTGTCGGGCACCGTGGTGGCGCAGGCGGAAGTGCAGGCCGACCGCCTGATGGCGATCCCGTCGCCGAATGTGTATGGCCAACTGGACGGCATTCCCGGCATCGAGCCGGCCTACGGCATGCCCGTCACGTGGATCGAACCGGGTGAGAAGGCGCATGCGCTGGGCCTCGGCTACCAGGTCATCGAGGCGCCCAGCGTGATCGCCACGCACTTGTCGAAGATGGTGCGCGAATACCTGCCTGAACTGTTCCGCCACGAAGACGTCTCGAACATGATGGAGCGCCTGACGGCCCTGTCGCCGAAACTGGCTGGCGCGCTGGACAAGGCGCTGACGCACACGCAACTGCTGCGCGTGTTCCGCGTCTTGCTGGCGGAAAATGTATCGCTGAAAGATATCGTGCCCATCGCCACCACCTTGCTCGACAGCTCGGAAACGACCAAGGATCCGATCCTGCTGGCGGCCGAAGTGCGCTGCGCGCTGCGGCGCCAGATCGTCAGCGGGCTGTTTGGCCAGAAGATGGAAATGCAGGCGTTTAACCTGGGCGGCGAGCTGGAAAACATGCTGCTGGGCTCCCTGAACCAGGCGCGCCAGTCGGGCAAGGTGACCCTGGATAACTATCCGATCGACCCTCATCTGCTGTCGCAGCTGCAAGTGAACATGCCGGTGGCGCGCGAACAGATGAAGCAGCAGGCCACGCCGCCGCTGCTGTTGGTGCTGCCGCAGATCCGTCCGCTGCTGGCCCGCTATGCGCGCCTGTTCGCGCCTGGCCTGCATGTGCTGTCATACAACGAAATCCCGGAAAACCGCGAAGTGAGCATCATCGGCACGGTGGGATAG
- a CDS encoding FliM/FliN family flagellar motor switch protein, whose protein sequence is MNLNDTNQSETLLEDLGDDMIIDQGDVSDVASGRARRDIPQMMRKIPVTLTLEVGSARISLEELMAIGPESVIELDMLAGEPLVIKVNGTPIGRAEVVVAGENYGLKVIDLDGLNLDLMTA, encoded by the coding sequence ATGAATCTGAACGATACCAACCAGAGCGAAACCCTGCTGGAAGACCTGGGCGATGACATGATCATCGACCAGGGCGATGTGTCCGACGTGGCCAGCGGCCGCGCGCGGCGCGACATTCCGCAGATGATGCGCAAGATTCCCGTGACCCTGACCCTGGAAGTGGGCTCGGCCCGCATCTCGCTCGAAGAGCTGATGGCCATCGGCCCTGAAAGCGTGATCGAACTCGACATGCTGGCCGGCGAACCGCTGGTGATCAAGGTCAATGGCACGCCGATCGGCCGCGCCGAAGTGGTGGTGGCCGGCGAGAACTATGGCCTGAAAGTCATCGACCTCGACGGCCTCAATCTCGACCTGATGACAGCATGA
- a CDS encoding FliM/FliN family flagellar motor switch protein yields MLHVFGAQLRDDLAVALRQPMSRRYWGNFQIDGVSLSRVENEDSVNRWLSFSTAASQTGFALERQILLSVLNYRYGSAGAKGALPDPAQVRVTATEERLAVVLGQQLVNSLFSRVHKNLQTLGKSSDIDTSAEVAVQSGVHPARGSWIVTVALSDVEAGQSGQFWFSLDKRLMADVLRGLLPERAQAKKALRGSVRPLASRLQVTLEGRLVSKQVQLGALFDLRVGDVIPVSLSRTDVMLDDSRLFTAAVSEHKGKLCLTSFEDVE; encoded by the coding sequence TTGCTGCATGTATTCGGCGCCCAGCTGCGCGACGACCTGGCCGTGGCCCTGCGCCAGCCGATGAGCCGTCGCTACTGGGGCAACTTCCAGATCGATGGCGTGAGCTTGTCGCGCGTGGAAAACGAGGACAGCGTGAACCGCTGGCTGAGTTTTTCCACGGCGGCCAGCCAGACGGGCTTTGCCCTTGAACGGCAGATACTCTTGAGCGTGCTGAACTATCGCTATGGTAGTGCCGGCGCCAAGGGCGCGCTGCCCGATCCGGCGCAGGTGCGCGTGACGGCCACGGAGGAGCGCCTCGCTGTGGTGCTGGGACAACAGTTGGTGAACAGCTTGTTTTCCCGCGTCCACAAGAACCTGCAAACCCTGGGCAAGAGCAGCGACATCGACACCAGTGCCGAGGTCGCCGTACAGTCTGGCGTGCATCCGGCGCGCGGCAGCTGGATCGTCACCGTGGCGCTCAGCGACGTCGAGGCGGGGCAGAGCGGCCAGTTCTGGTTCTCGCTGGACAAGCGCCTGATGGCCGACGTGCTGCGCGGCCTGCTGCCCGAGCGCGCGCAAGCGAAGAAAGCCTTGCGTGGCAGCGTGCGCCCGCTCGCTTCGCGCCTGCAAGTGACCCTGGAAGGCCGGCTCGTCAGCAAACAGGTGCAACTGGGCGCCTTGTTCGACCTGCGCGTGGGCGACGTGATTCCCGTCAGCCTGAGCCGTACCGACGTCATGCTCGACGACTCCCGTTTATTTACAGCTGCTGTCTCCGAACACAAGGGCAAGCTCTGTTTAACCTCATTTGAAGATGTCGAATAA
- a CDS encoding flagellin yields MLSIHTNTAALSAQRAMGWAQQMLSTSMTRLSTGFRINSAMDDAAGLQIATRLSAQTSGMAVAMRNTQNSTSLLQTAEGAFGEVTSMLVRMKDLATQAADASSNQKDREAMQGEYDALGAELYNVMTNTRYGGTLLLGNGSAGKGTLSQAMTFQIGATGSETMQFNVAGDMAGLDAALQAISVNFAPGATAGSEFTSNSSANGMIDMLVAAVDKVGSVRSALGATANRLGHVYNNLSNMITNTRAAIGRIMDVDYAAESANMASAQMLLQASTAMLKQSQSMSKLILSLLQ; encoded by the coding sequence GTGCTGAGCATTCATACCAATACTGCCGCACTGTCAGCCCAGCGGGCCATGGGCTGGGCCCAGCAAATGCTGTCGACGTCGATGACGCGCCTCTCCACCGGTTTTCGCATCAACTCGGCCATGGACGATGCGGCAGGCTTGCAGATCGCCACCAGGCTGAGCGCCCAGACCAGCGGCATGGCAGTGGCCATGCGCAACACGCAAAACAGTACTTCCCTGCTGCAGACGGCCGAAGGCGCGTTTGGCGAAGTCACCAGCATGCTGGTGCGCATGAAGGACCTGGCCACCCAGGCGGCGGACGCCTCGTCGAACCAGAAGGACCGCGAGGCCATGCAGGGCGAATACGATGCGCTGGGCGCCGAGCTGTACAACGTGATGACAAACACCCGCTACGGCGGCACTTTATTGCTGGGCAACGGCAGCGCCGGCAAGGGCACCCTGTCGCAAGCCATGACATTCCAGATCGGCGCCACCGGCAGCGAGACCATGCAGTTCAACGTGGCGGGCGACATGGCCGGCCTGGATGCCGCCCTGCAGGCGATCTCCGTCAATTTCGCGCCAGGCGCCACAGCCGGCAGCGAATTTACCAGCAACAGCAGCGCCAACGGCATGATCGACATGCTGGTGGCGGCCGTCGACAAGGTCGGCAGCGTGCGCTCGGCGCTGGGCGCCACCGCGAACCGGCTCGGACACGTCTACAACAACCTGTCGAACATGATCACCAATACCAGGGCCGCCATCGGCCGCATCATGGATGTCGATTACGCGGCCGAAAGCGCCAACATGGCCTCGGCCCAAATGCTGCTGCAAGCGAGCACGGCCATGCTCAAGCAAAGCCAGAGCATGAGCAAGTTGATTCTTTCTTTACTACAATAG
- the fliP gene encoding flagellar type III secretion system pore protein FliP (The bacterial flagellar biogenesis protein FliP forms a type III secretion system (T3SS)-type pore required for flagellar assembly.) — MKLAVPGLSRRRGALAAALAVPVLMLCCAAAGAQDLLSGVVPGAKTDLSVKMQILVVMTLLGLLPVMVMMMTSFTRFVIVLSLLRQALGLQQGLPNRIVTGIALILTLLVMRPIGDQVWKEAFVPYDRDQIGMQEALKIAEVPISRFMLAQTSKAALAQIAHLAGEPSSMRPQDHSFTVKLAAFVLSELKTAFQIGCMLFIPFLIIDLVVASVLMAMGMMMLSPLVISLPFKLLLFVLVDGWTLTVNTLVTSIQGY; from the coding sequence ATGAAGCTGGCGGTACCCGGTTTGAGCCGGCGCCGCGGCGCGCTGGCTGCCGCGCTGGCTGTTCCCGTTCTGATGCTGTGCTGCGCCGCCGCCGGGGCGCAGGATTTATTGTCCGGCGTGGTGCCGGGCGCAAAGACCGACCTGTCGGTCAAGATGCAGATCCTGGTCGTCATGACCCTGCTCGGGCTGCTGCCCGTGATGGTCATGATGATGACCAGCTTTACCCGCTTCGTCATCGTGCTGTCCCTGCTGCGCCAGGCCCTGGGCCTGCAGCAGGGCTTGCCCAACCGCATCGTCACCGGCATCGCGCTGATTCTCACCCTGCTGGTCATGCGCCCCATCGGCGACCAGGTGTGGAAGGAAGCGTTCGTGCCGTACGACCGCGACCAGATCGGCATGCAGGAAGCCCTGAAGATCGCCGAAGTGCCGATTTCGCGCTTCATGCTGGCGCAGACGAGCAAGGCCGCGCTGGCGCAGATCGCGCATCTGGCCGGCGAACCGTCGAGCATGCGCCCGCAAGACCACAGTTTCACGGTCAAGCTGGCCGCGTTTGTGTTGTCCGAACTTAAGACGGCGTTCCAGATCGGCTGCATGCTGTTCATCCCGTTCCTCATCATCGATCTGGTGGTGGCGTCCGTGCTGATGGCGATGGGCATGATGATGCTGTCGCCGCTGGTCATTTCGCTGCCGTTCAAGCTGCTGCTGTTCGTCCTGGTCGATGGCTGGACCCTGACCGTCAACACCTTAGTTACCAGCATACAGGGCTATTGA